The proteins below come from a single Drosophila suzukii chromosome X, CBGP_Dsuzu_IsoJpt1.0, whole genome shotgun sequence genomic window:
- the Top3beta gene encoding DNA topoisomerase 3-beta, whose translation MKSVLMVAEKPSLAASLAGILSNGRCTAKRGTGNGCSTHEWTGNFRNEGSVHFRMTSVCGHVMSLDFISKYNSWDKVDPVELFGCPTEKKETNPKQHMRTFLALEARGCDYLVLWLDCDKEGENICFEVMDAVQHVIHNVYSKQVTYRAHFSAITDKDIKGAMETLGHPNENEAKSVDARQELDLRIGCAFTRFQTKFFQDRYGDLDSSLISYGPCQTPTLGFCVKRHDDIQTFKPESFWHLQLLAGQPEFTLEWARGRVFKKDIAIMLLNRVKEHKEATVESVGSKEAFKSKPQALNTVELMRICSSGLGIGPFQAMQIAERLYTQGYISYPRTETNQYPTNFDLPAVLHVLKPSGEFGEEARAILGDMQTPRKGKDAGDHPPITPMKLGNRSDFDRDTWRVYDFICRHFMGTVSRDLKYRVTTAKLRVGMETFSCTANVLMDPGFTKVMTWQAFGRDEPMPPFVQGTTVAINDVRLTESQTGPPDYLTESELITLMEQHGIGTDASIPVHINNICQRNYVHIENGRKLIPTTLGIVLVHGYQKIDPELVLPTMRTEVERMLTLIAQGSADFQDVLRHAIQIFKLKFMYFVKNIANMDALFEVSFSPLAESGKAHSRCGKCRRYMKYIQTKPARLHCSHCDETYALPIGNVKVYREFKCPLDDFELLAFSTGVKGRSYPFCPYCYNHPPFSDMPHLGGCNTCTHATCPHSLNTLGISSCVECPTGVLVLDCTLAPTWKLGCNRCDVIINCFKGATKITVEEAKCQECGAQQVNVVYKSDKSKFKDGSEEKSGCIFCSTDFSHLVEKHRAVASRPVRSGGGSRGGKVGRGGGGVGGPAGAAGGAVTAGGGPGPGGGGRGGRGGRQPKDKMAQLAAYFV comes from the exons ATGAAGAGCGTGCTGATGGTGGCCGAGAAGCCCTCGCTGGCGGCATCGCTGGCGGGGATTCTCTCGAACGGACGCTGCACGGCCAAGCGGG GCACCGGCAATGGATGCTCCACGCACGAGTGGACCGGCAACTTCCGGAACGAGGGCAGCGTCCACTTCCGCATGACCTCCGTCTGTGGCCATGTCATGTCGCTGGACTTTATTAGCAAATACAACTCGTGGGACAAAGTGGATCCCGTGGAGCTCTTTGGCTGTCCCACCGAGAAGAAGGAGACGAATCCCAAGCAGCACATGCGCACCTTCCTGGCCCTTGAGGCGCGAGGCTGCGACTACTTGGTCCTGTGGCTGGATTGCGACAAGGAGGGCGAGAACATCTGCTTCGAGGTGATGGACGCCGTTCAGCATGTCATCCACAATGTGTACAGCAAGCAGGTGACGTACCGTGCCCATTTCTCGGCCATCACGGACAAGGACATCAAGGGTGCCATGGAGACGCTGGGGCATCCCAACGAGAACGAGGCCAAGTCTGTGGACGCGCGACAGGAGTTGGATTTGCGCATTGGCTGCGCCTTCACCCGCTTCCAGACAAAGTTCTTCCAGGATCGCTACGGCGACCTGGACTCCTCGCTCATCTCCTACGGTCCCTGCCAGACGCCCACGCTGGGTTTCTGCGTGAAGCGGCACGATGACATCCAGACCTTCAAGCCGGAGAGCTTTTGGCACCTGCAGCTGCTCGCCGGCCAGCCGGAATTCACACTGGAATGGGCACGTGGCCGGGTCTTCAAGAAGGACATCGCCATCATGCTGCTGAATCGCGTCAAGGAGCACAAGGAGGCCAC CGTGGAGAGCGTTGGCAGCAAGGAGGCTTTCAAGAGTAAACCGCAGGCCCTAAACACCGTGGAGCTGATGCGAATTTGCAGCTCCGGGCTGGGCATCGGTCCCTTCCAGGCGATGCAAATTGCGGAGCGCCTGTACACGCAGGGCTACATCAGCTATCCGCGAACGGAAACCAATCAGTATCCGACTAACTTCGATCTGCCGGCCGTGCTGCACGTGCTTAAGCCATCGGGGGAATTCGGCGAGGAGGCGCGCGCCATCCTGGGCGACATGCAGACGCCGCGGAAGGGCAAAGATGCGGGCGACCATCCACCGATTACGCCGATGAAACTGGGAAACCGCAGTGACTTCGATCGCGACACCTGGCGCGTCTACGACTTCATTTGCCGGCACTTTATGGGCACGGTTTCGAGGGATCTGAAGTATCGAGTGACGACGGCCAAATTGCGCGTGGGCATGGAGACCTTCAGCTGCACTGCCAATGTGTTAATGGATCCCGGTTtcacaaaggtaatgacctgGCAGGCCTTCGGACGGGATGAGCCGATGCCGCCGTTTGTCCAGGGCACCACGGTGGCCATCAACGATGTGCGACTGACCGAAAGCCAGACGGGGCCGCCCGACTACCTCACCGAATCGGAGCTGATCACGCTGATGGAGCAGCATGGCATTGGCACGGATGCCTCCATTCCGGTGCACATCAACAACATCTGCCAGCGCAACTATGTGCATATTGAAAATGGACGCAAGTTGATACCCACGACGCTGGGCATTGTCCTGGTCCACGGCTATCAGAAGATCGATCCCGAACTGGTGCTGCCCACCATGCGAACGGAGGTGGAGCGCATGCTAACGCTAATTGCCCAGGGTTCGGCCGATTTCCAGGATGTGCTGCGTCACGCCATCCAGATCTTCAAGCTGAAGTTCATGTACTTTGTGAAGAACATAGCCAATATGGACGCTCTGTTCGAGGTCTCCTTCTCACCGCTGGCCGAGTCGGGCAAGGCGCACTCGCGCTGTGGCAAGTGTAGGCGCTACATGAAGTACATACAG ACGAAACCCGCAAGGTTACACTGCTCCCATTGCGATGAGACGTATGCCCTGCCCATTGGCAATGTAAAGGTGTATCGGGAGTTCAAGTGCCCGCTGGATGACTTCGAACTGCTGGCCTTCTCAACCGGCGTCAAGGGGCGATCGTATCCGTTCTGCCCGTACTGCTACAATCATCCCCCATTCAGCGACATGCCCCACTTGGGGGGCTGCAACACCTGCACGCACGCCACCTGCCCACACTCCCTAAACACGCTGGGCATCTCCAGCTGTGTGGAGTGCCCCACCGGGGTCCTGGTGCTCGACTGCACGCTGGCGCCCACCTGGAAGCTTGGCTGCAATCGCTGCGACGTAATCATCAACTGTTTCAAGGGAGCCACCAAAATCACAGTGGAAG AGGCCAAGTGCCAGGAGTGTGGTGCCCAGCAGGTGAACGTGGTCTACAAGTCCGACAAGAGCAAGTTCAAGGACGGTAGCGAGGAGAAGAGCGGCTGCATCTTCTGCTCCACGGACTTCTCCCACCTGGTTGAGAAGCATCGGGCGGTGGCATCGAGACCCGTTCGCAGTGGCGGCGGATCGCGGGGCGGCAAGGTTGGTCGTGGGGGCGGAGGAGTTGGTGGACCGGCTGGTGCCGCTGGAGGAGCGGTAACGGCAGGCGGCGGACCTGGTCCGGGGGGCGGGGGGCGTGGCGGACGCGGTGGTCGACAGCCCAAGGATAAGATGGCCCAGCTGGCGGCGTATTTCGTTTGA